In Brevibacillus brevis, a genomic segment contains:
- a CDS encoding chromate transporter, translating to MILLQLFWAFFIPNILGYGGGPPIIPLLQAEVVDHYGWLSLEEFGDVLALGNALPSPIATKLAGYIGYQVAGIPGAIVALIATIAPTAIAMVILYKFLHLFKNSPQVSAMTQIVRPIVAVLLGTLAFQFFASAYEAAGIWQTAALTAASLITLEKMKIHPGIVVASGLVYGGVFLQ from the coding sequence ATGATTCTGCTGCAACTGTTTTGGGCCTTTTTCATTCCGAACATCCTGGGCTACGGCGGCGGACCGCCGATCATTCCCCTGCTGCAAGCGGAAGTCGTCGACCATTACGGGTGGCTGAGCCTGGAGGAATTCGGTGACGTGCTCGCGCTGGGCAATGCGCTGCCCAGTCCGATTGCGACCAAGCTGGCCGGGTATATCGGCTACCAGGTAGCGGGCATCCCGGGGGCGATCGTCGCTCTGATCGCCACCATCGCCCCGACAGCGATCGCCATGGTGATCCTGTATAAATTTCTGCATCTTTTCAAAAACTCGCCGCAGGTGTCGGCGATGACGCAAATCGTGCGCCCGATTGTAGCCGTGCTGCTGGGAACGCTGGCCTTTCAGTTTTTCGCAAGCGCCTATGAGGCCGCAGGGATTTGGCAGACGGCAGCGCTCACGGCGGCCAGCCTCATCACTTTGGAAAAGATGAAAATCCACCCCGGCATCGTGGTCGCAAGCGGACTGGTGTACGGCGGCGTATTTTTGCAATAG
- a CDS encoding 2Fe-2S iron-sulfur cluster binding domain-containing protein has translation MPSITFHTSGKTIEVEKDANLLRTSIRYEGAVPFKCGGGLCGTCRVQIVDGQEHLSRVMKKEIDRLGSEKIAQGYRLACQTFVTGDVTVSWGDEDVERLNKIAQRRINAAQ, from the coding sequence GTGCCATCTATTACGTTTCATACGTCCGGAAAAACGATTGAAGTAGAGAAAGACGCAAATCTTCTCCGAACTTCCATTCGCTACGAGGGGGCCGTGCCATTCAAGTGCGGGGGCGGTCTTTGCGGCACCTGTCGGGTGCAAATCGTGGATGGGCAGGAACACCTCAGCAGGGTCATGAAAAAGGAAATCGATCGGCTGGGCAGCGAGAAAATCGCCCAGGGCTACCGTCTGGCCTGCCAGACCTTCGTCACAGGCGACGTCACTGTTTCCTGGGGCGATGAGGACGTGGAGCGCCTGAACAAGATCGCGCAGAGACGGATCAACGCCGCACAATAG
- a CDS encoding DoxX family protein, with protein sequence MAEEKAFVVLRMVTGIIFLVHGVAKLQQGMAAVTTMFGGLGLPPWLAYPVTAVEIAGGLALILGIGSRYAAWGLAVIMAGAIATVKWEHGFMGQAGKTGYEFNLILLAVAVCVGVKKTAKRPD encoded by the coding sequence TTGGCGGAAGAAAAGGCATTTGTGGTGCTGCGGATGGTGACAGGCATCATTTTTCTCGTGCACGGAGTCGCCAAGCTGCAACAGGGAATGGCGGCGGTCACGACCATGTTTGGCGGGCTCGGCCTGCCTCCGTGGCTGGCCTATCCGGTGACGGCGGTAGAAATTGCTGGCGGCCTCGCCCTGATCCTGGGCATCGGGTCCCGCTACGCGGCATGGGGGCTCGCCGTCATCATGGCCGGGGCGATCGCGACGGTGAAGTGGGAGCACGGATTCATGGGGCAGGCAGGGAAAACCGGGTACGAATTCAACCTTATCCTGCTCGCCGTCGCAGTATGTGTGGGAGTGAAAAAAACGGCAAAGAGACCCGACTGA
- a CDS encoding heme-binding protein has translation MKSVIKLELQEAKVMIEAAKQAAEEAGALESICIVDDGGYVIALERMDGGRITGPEIAIAKAFTASGHKRSTHLFNQPGGPATTTGEAFGIHAMLPGKFAIFVGGFPVVVNGQVVGGVGVSGGNGEQDTAVGTAALRALQEYLGSDYEVMTQADIKK, from the coding sequence ATGAAATCGGTCATAAAGCTGGAGCTGCAGGAAGCGAAAGTCATGATTGAGGCCGCCAAACAGGCAGCCGAAGAGGCAGGTGCGCTGGAATCGATCTGCATCGTGGACGACGGGGGCTACGTAATCGCCCTGGAGCGCATGGACGGGGGACGGATCACGGGGCCGGAGATTGCCATCGCCAAAGCGTTTACGGCGAGCGGCCACAAGCGTTCCACCCACCTGTTCAACCAGCCGGGCGGTCCGGCGACCACCACGGGGGAAGCATTTGGCATCCACGCCATGCTCCCGGGCAAATTCGCGATCTTCGTGGGGGGCTTCCCCGTCGTCGTAAACGGCCAAGTCGTGGGCGGCGTGGGGGTCAGCGGCGGAAACGGGGAGCAGGACACGGCTGTCGGCACCGCGGCGCTCCGGGCTTTGCAGGAGTATCTCGGCTCTGACTACGAAGTGATGACCCAGGCGGACATCAAAAAGTAA
- a CDS encoding chromate transporter, with the protein MPEKVGGRESMALWNLFLGFFRIGILGYGGGPTMIPLVHAEAVQKYGWMTDEEFTDVLAMGNALPGPIATKMAGYIGYKVRGAAGATVAIAAMVLPVLIAMILLLGLIYKLKDSGIVGGMTHGVQPVIGVMMAVMAYEFFLKSWKSWIKAKTIAWTVVSLVVLVLLNVNPGLLIGFALAYAFTESTYLVKKKKKQADTSDRGISA; encoded by the coding sequence ATGCCAGAAAAAGTGGGAGGGAGAGAATCGATGGCGCTCTGGAATCTGTTCCTCGGATTTTTTCGGATCGGCATCCTGGGCTACGGCGGCGGGCCGACGATGATCCCCCTCGTGCACGCAGAGGCTGTGCAGAAGTACGGCTGGATGACGGACGAGGAATTCACGGACGTGCTGGCGATGGGAAACGCGCTGCCGGGGCCGATCGCCACGAAAATGGCGGGGTACATCGGCTATAAAGTGCGAGGTGCCGCAGGGGCGACGGTAGCGATAGCGGCCATGGTGCTGCCTGTGCTGATCGCGATGATCCTGCTCCTCGGCCTCATCTACAAGCTGAAGGATTCGGGTATCGTCGGCGGGATGACGCACGGCGTGCAGCCCGTGATCGGCGTCATGATGGCGGTCATGGCTTACGAGTTTTTCTTGAAGTCGTGGAAGAGCTGGATCAAGGCGAAGACCATTGCCTGGACGGTCGTCTCGCTGGTCGTGCTGGTGCTGCTGAATGTCAATCCGGGGCTGCTTATCGGATTCGCTCTCGCCTATGCGTTTACCGAATCGACCTACCTGGTCAAAAAGAAGAAAAAACAGGCGGATACGTCGGATCGGGGGATATCCGCATGA
- a CDS encoding RNA ligase family protein codes for MRKKYPRTFHLPWSRSKTDDDKILKTVCHFEGKEVVVTEKLDGENTTMYRDSIHARSLDSKDHESRHWVKMLHGTISFQIPPGWRICGENVFAMHSIYYGELTSYFYVFSIWNEDNQCLSWDETLEWAELLGVKVAPVLYRGIWNEQKVKGCYTRQSVFGGEQEGYVVRIADAFPYDQFGTCVAKFVRKNHVQTEEHWLSKPVVPNGVSSMWK; via the coding sequence ATGAGGAAAAAGTATCCGAGAACGTTTCACCTGCCTTGGTCGAGAAGCAAAACCGACGATGACAAAATCCTGAAAACCGTGTGTCATTTTGAAGGAAAAGAGGTCGTGGTTACCGAGAAGCTGGATGGAGAAAACACGACGATGTATCGGGATTCCATCCATGCACGGTCGCTCGACAGCAAGGACCACGAATCACGGCATTGGGTGAAAATGCTGCATGGGACGATATCTTTTCAGATTCCTCCCGGTTGGAGAATTTGCGGGGAAAACGTCTTCGCCATGCACTCGATTTACTACGGAGAACTGACCAGTTACTTCTACGTCTTCTCCATATGGAATGAAGACAATCAATGCTTATCCTGGGACGAGACGCTCGAGTGGGCAGAGCTGCTCGGGGTAAAAGTAGCGCCCGTGCTTTACAGAGGGATCTGGAATGAGCAGAAAGTGAAGGGCTGCTACACCAGGCAATCCGTTTTCGGAGGAGAACAGGAAGGCTATGTGGTCAGGATCGCGGACGCCTTTCCCTACGATCAGTTCGGGACCTGTGTGGCGAAGTTCGTCCGAAAAAACCACGTTCAAACAGAGGAGCATTGGCTATCGAAGCCAGTGGTGCCAAATGGGGTAAGCAGCATGTGGAAATGA
- a CDS encoding GntR family transcriptional regulator, with protein MPDTPVIWRDEELSPIRDKVYQYIKQAIVQGVYKSGERIIERELADQLHVSRTPIREALFRLESQGFVKTLPRKGVVVSQLSPEEIVEIFTILGSLESLAMKLAAQRATPAAREELKRIIDEIDEELAKADVNHEYKNVHFDINEVIFRAAQSPRLTQMLDGLSDYIRAFVHLGYELPGRQRRAMEEHREIAMAVYNGEAELVESLTKIHLENSKRAYLEALEKQ; from the coding sequence ATGCCAGACACGCCAGTTATTTGGAGAGATGAGGAATTAAGCCCGATTCGGGACAAGGTGTATCAATACATCAAGCAAGCGATCGTCCAGGGTGTATACAAGTCAGGAGAACGAATCATCGAGCGCGAGCTGGCCGACCAGCTGCACGTAAGCCGCACGCCGATCCGTGAAGCGTTGTTCCGGCTCGAATCCCAGGGCTTCGTCAAAACGCTGCCGCGCAAAGGCGTAGTCGTCTCCCAGCTATCCCCGGAGGAGATCGTGGAAATTTTTACGATTCTCGGGTCGCTGGAAAGCCTGGCGATGAAGCTGGCGGCGCAACGGGCGACTCCCGCTGCCCGCGAAGAGCTGAAGCGGATCATCGATGAGATCGACGAAGAGCTGGCCAAAGCCGATGTGAATCACGAATACAAAAACGTCCATTTCGATATCAACGAAGTGATTTTCCGCGCCGCGCAAAGCCCCAGGCTGACGCAGATGCTGGACGGCCTTTCGGATTACATCCGCGCCTTCGTCCATCTCGGCTACGAGCTTCCGGGCAGGCAGCGCAGGGCGATGGAGGAGCATCGGGAAATCGCCATGGCGGTATACAACGGCGAAGCGGAGCTGGTCGAGAGCTTGACCAAGATCCACTTGGAGAATTCCAAGCGAGCGTATTTGGAAGCGCTGGAAAAACAATAA
- the nadX gene encoding aspartate dehydrogenase, with the protein MINIGVIGYGTIGEDVVKAIVQEPEAGVRVASILVRDRSKYDAPGIAQLMTEREDEFFAHEFDVVVESAGHAAVRLYGEKVLEHGADLLVVSVGAFADETLHSRLMQKAAECGRKIIVPSAAIGGLDRIAAGSLGPMEEVTLITRKPPKAWYGTLIEQQVNLAELAEPHCAFEGVARDSARLFPESVNVSAALSLAGIGFDRTKVKVFVDPHITHNTHEIEAKGKFGQIRLQIQNTPSARNPKTGYIVAMSVLKALRDRASHFVIGV; encoded by the coding sequence ATGATCAACATTGGGGTTATTGGCTACGGAACGATCGGGGAGGATGTCGTGAAAGCCATCGTACAGGAGCCCGAAGCAGGAGTACGAGTGGCGTCCATCCTGGTGCGGGATCGTTCGAAGTACGATGCGCCTGGAATTGCACAGCTCATGACAGAGCGGGAGGATGAATTTTTTGCGCACGAATTCGACGTGGTGGTCGAAAGCGCAGGTCACGCGGCAGTGAGACTGTACGGAGAAAAAGTGCTGGAGCATGGAGCGGATTTGCTTGTCGTCAGCGTCGGCGCCTTTGCGGATGAGACGCTGCATAGCCGCCTGATGCAGAAAGCGGCCGAGTGCGGGCGGAAAATCATCGTTCCTTCGGCCGCCATCGGGGGATTGGACCGGATCGCGGCTGGCAGTCTCGGGCCGATGGAGGAAGTGACGTTGATTACGAGAAAGCCGCCCAAAGCCTGGTACGGCACGTTGATCGAACAGCAGGTCAACCTGGCTGAATTGGCAGAACCGCATTGTGCATTCGAGGGAGTGGCCCGGGATTCGGCCAGGCTGTTTCCGGAGAGCGTGAACGTCTCGGCTGCCTTGAGCTTGGCAGGCATCGGCTTTGACCGGACGAAAGTAAAGGTGTTCGTGGATCCGCATATTACCCACAATACGCACGAAATCGAGGCCAAGGGAAAGTTCGGCCAGATCCGGCTGCAGATCCAAAACACGCCGTCCGCCCGCAATCCGAAAACCGGCTACATCGTCGCCATGAGCGTCCTGAAGGCACTGCGGGATCGTGCTTCCCACTTCGTCATCGGAGTATAA
- a CDS encoding 2Fe-2S iron-sulfur cluster-binding protein: protein MPNVKLHQNGLVYQQEIGEGSNLVVLAGIKKFPHLKYGCGMGKCTKCTVKVMAGAESLPEPNWKEQKMLGEKLEQGYRLACQLYIQRDIEICQE, encoded by the coding sequence ATGCCGAACGTGAAATTGCACCAGAACGGTCTCGTGTACCAGCAAGAAATTGGGGAAGGCAGCAACTTGGTCGTATTGGCAGGTATCAAAAAATTTCCTCATTTAAAGTACGGGTGTGGCATGGGCAAGTGCACGAAATGCACGGTGAAAGTAATGGCAGGCGCTGAATCGCTGCCCGAGCCGAACTGGAAGGAACAAAAGATGCTCGGCGAAAAACTCGAGCAAGGGTACCGGCTGGCCTGCCAGCTCTACATTCAACGCGACATCGAGATCTGCCAGGAATAG
- a CDS encoding aldehyde dehydrogenase family protein: MAIETTVQTFQNLIDGEWVEAASKATFESINPANVSDIVGRFPASEEADVVKAIEAAQRAFQTWRDTAPSKRAEILYKAADLLEAGLESYAMELTREEGKTLASSRMEIKRSAQTLRYYAFEGLNISGETLPSDDPTISISTKKEPLGVVTVITPWNFPISIPARKIAPALAAGNTVVFKPASDTPLIALRLVQALHEAGLPAGVINFVTGSASRTGNALVTHPSVKAVTFTGSTRAGETIQRSVRLSTRVQLELGGKNPLLVMEDADVEQAAELAIKGGFELTGQACTGTSRVIVMDGLHDRFVRALVEKTGKLTIGNGCRQGVDIGPLANASQLKNVLEYMEIGKAEGAELVYGGEHLTEGEYADGYFVRPAVFTNVTPSMRIAQEEIFGPVIAVIRVSSFEEAMRVANDVEYGLSAAICTQDPVRIHHFVNQIQAGVVKVNRPTTGNAPQVPFGGVKMSSTATYRESGRGALEFYTQIKSVYHGV; encoded by the coding sequence ATGGCAATCGAAACGACTGTACAGACTTTCCAAAACCTGATCGACGGGGAGTGGGTGGAAGCGGCTAGCAAGGCCACCTTCGAGAGCATCAATCCGGCAAACGTCTCCGATATTGTCGGACGCTTCCCGGCTTCGGAGGAAGCAGACGTGGTCAAGGCGATCGAGGCGGCACAGCGGGCTTTCCAGACGTGGCGCGACACAGCGCCGAGCAAGCGGGCCGAAATCTTGTACAAGGCAGCAGACTTGCTGGAGGCGGGGCTGGAGAGCTACGCGATGGAGCTTACCCGCGAAGAAGGAAAGACGCTGGCAAGCAGCCGGATGGAGATCAAACGCTCCGCGCAGACGCTGCGCTACTACGCCTTCGAAGGATTGAACATTTCCGGGGAAACGCTCCCTTCCGACGACCCGACTATTTCCATCTCCACCAAAAAAGAGCCACTCGGCGTCGTAACCGTCATCACGCCATGGAATTTTCCGATTTCCATTCCGGCCAGAAAAATTGCACCGGCACTGGCGGCTGGCAACACGGTCGTCTTCAAGCCCGCTTCCGATACGCCGCTGATCGCCCTGCGCCTCGTTCAGGCGCTGCACGAAGCCGGACTTCCGGCAGGCGTGATCAACTTCGTCACCGGCTCCGCCTCCCGGACGGGAAATGCGCTCGTCACGCATCCGTCAGTCAAGGCGGTGACATTCACCGGCTCCACTCGTGCAGGGGAGACGATTCAGCGGTCCGTGCGGCTTTCCACACGCGTCCAGCTCGAGCTCGGAGGGAAAAATCCGCTGCTCGTGATGGAAGATGCAGACGTCGAACAGGCGGCCGAGCTGGCGATCAAGGGCGGCTTCGAGCTGACGGGCCAGGCTTGCACAGGAACGAGCCGGGTCATCGTCATGGATGGCCTGCATGATCGCTTCGTCCGCGCTCTGGTCGAAAAAACCGGCAAGCTCACGATCGGAAACGGATGCCGGCAGGGTGTGGATATCGGGCCGCTGGCCAATGCCAGCCAGCTGAAAAACGTGCTCGAGTACATGGAGATCGGCAAGGCGGAAGGGGCAGAGCTCGTCTACGGCGGCGAGCACTTGACGGAAGGCGAGTACGCGGACGGTTATTTTGTCCGGCCTGCGGTATTCACGAATGTGACCCCTTCGATGCGGATCGCGCAGGAGGAAATTTTCGGCCCGGTCATCGCCGTCATCCGCGTGAGCTCCTTCGAGGAGGCGATGCGTGTCGCCAATGACGTCGAGTATGGACTGTCGGCAGCCATCTGCACGCAGGATCCCGTCCGGATTCATCACTTTGTCAACCAAATTCAGGCGGGTGTAGTAAAAGTGAACCGGCCGACTACCGGCAATGCTCCGCAGGTGCCGTTCGGCGGAGTGAAAATGTCCAGTACGGCGACATACCGCGAGTCCGGCAGGGGCGCGCTGGAGTTTTATACGCAAATCAAAAGCGTGTATCACGGGGTGTAG
- a CDS encoding S8 family peptidase: MGWWISLLFAAACFWALYWYWERREDAKWHDHVPNQLIVRFRDGVTEAQMEEIHRKAKCELIGSDQELGIYHVSSKRKMRRIWRHYQDLEEIEYAEPNYRFKAFASANDPFFASYQYGPQRIMAPAAWDVTQGSPAVKIAVVDTGVQLDHPDLQGKIIPGYDYVSNDTNPVDGNGHGTHVAGIASAVTNNAYGMAGVCPLASILPVRVLDESGSGDLLNVARGIIYAATQGAHVINLSLGSPAPSATLQSAIDYAWSRGCVIVAAAGNAGSSVPNYPANYPNVISVASTNASDVKSGFSNYGRWVDVTAPGENILSTYLGSYYAYLSGTSMAAPHVAGVAALLAAQGRTNAQIQNIIQTSSDPIPGTGTYWLYGRVNADRAVRS, from the coding sequence ATGGGATGGTGGATCAGTCTGCTGTTCGCGGCTGCCTGCTTCTGGGCTCTTTACTGGTATTGGGAACGCCGGGAAGACGCGAAATGGCATGATCACGTGCCCAATCAACTGATTGTTCGATTTCGTGACGGTGTGACGGAAGCGCAGATGGAAGAGATTCACCGAAAGGCCAAATGCGAGCTGATCGGCAGCGATCAGGAGCTGGGGATCTATCACGTATCCTCCAAGCGCAAGATGCGGCGGATATGGAGGCACTATCAGGATCTGGAGGAAATCGAGTACGCGGAGCCCAATTACCGGTTCAAGGCGTTTGCGTCCGCGAACGATCCTTTTTTCGCCAGCTATCAGTATGGACCGCAGCGCATCATGGCCCCTGCGGCCTGGGATGTGACCCAGGGCAGCCCGGCTGTCAAAATCGCGGTAGTCGACACGGGGGTGCAGCTGGACCATCCGGATCTGCAAGGGAAAATCATTCCGGGCTACGATTACGTAAGCAATGACACCAACCCTGTGGATGGAAACGGGCACGGCACGCATGTGGCGGGCATCGCATCCGCTGTCACCAATAACGCCTACGGGATGGCAGGAGTTTGTCCCCTGGCTTCGATATTGCCGGTGCGGGTGCTGGACGAATCGGGAAGCGGGGATCTGTTGAACGTGGCGAGAGGGATCATCTATGCGGCCACCCAGGGAGCACACGTCATCAACCTGAGTCTCGGCTCCCCGGCCCCTTCTGCCACCCTGCAGTCCGCCATCGATTATGCGTGGAGCCGGGGATGCGTGATCGTGGCGGCAGCCGGGAACGCCGGATCTTCCGTCCCGAATTATCCGGCCAACTACCCGAACGTCATCTCGGTGGCCTCTACCAACGCAAGCGATGTAAAGTCCGGCTTCTCCAATTACGGCCGGTGGGTGGATGTTACCGCTCCGGGCGAAAACATCTTGTCCACCTATCTGGGCAGCTACTATGCGTATTTGAGCGGCACTTCCATGGCGGCTCCCCACGTAGCCGGCGTAGCGGCCTTGCTGGCTGCCCAGGGCAGGACCAACGCCCAGATCCAGAACATCATCCAGACGAGCTCCGATCCGATTCCCGGCACAGGCACGTACTGGCTGTATGGACGAGTGAACGCAGACAGAGCCGTGCGCTCCTAA
- a CDS encoding AAA family ATPase translates to MQKLMMLAGIAGSGKSRRALELAKKERAIIVSTDEIRQNLFGDEGKQKKTSHVFREVYARVEDGLAKGSSVILDATNIDREKRMNVLSKFAYVEKVCYYLNVPYAVCLERNQARKRKVPGPVMEKMRKNFHFPIRNEGFDRIWILHEEMPYPISKEAFVDLLQSEPSYEELFEALQEVPIFQDMVGFQQENPHHTHTLCRHTYHVLEYVNAFYSEEDKLLMQVVALFHDTGKPFCKVYKPAKGHYSYYGHENVSAQIACHFLKELQFDDAFIFKAVHLIQMHMKINYGTQQDISEIYRLLGEEMLWKLYFFKEADTYAK, encoded by the coding sequence ATGCAAAAGCTGATGATGTTGGCCGGAATCGCCGGAAGCGGCAAAAGCCGCCGGGCTCTGGAGCTGGCAAAGAAAGAGCGGGCAATCATCGTTTCCACGGACGAGATCAGGCAAAACCTGTTTGGGGACGAGGGGAAACAGAAGAAGACCTCCCACGTGTTTCGAGAGGTATATGCGAGGGTGGAGGATGGGCTGGCCAAAGGAAGCAGCGTCATCCTGGATGCCACGAATATCGATCGTGAGAAACGGATGAACGTCCTTTCCAAATTTGCATACGTCGAGAAGGTTTGCTATTACCTGAACGTGCCGTATGCCGTTTGTTTGGAGAGAAATCAGGCAAGAAAAAGGAAAGTGCCGGGGCCCGTCATGGAGAAAATGCGAAAGAATTTCCACTTCCCCATCCGAAATGAAGGATTTGATCGCATTTGGATTCTTCATGAGGAAATGCCCTATCCGATTTCCAAGGAAGCTTTTGTCGATTTGCTCCAGAGCGAGCCTTCTTATGAGGAACTGTTCGAAGCTTTGCAGGAAGTCCCCATCTTTCAGGACATGGTCGGTTTTCAGCAAGAAAACCCTCACCACACCCACACGCTATGCAGGCACACCTACCATGTGCTGGAGTACGTCAATGCTTTTTACAGCGAAGAGGATAAATTGCTGATGCAGGTCGTCGCTCTTTTTCATGATACGGGCAAACCGTTTTGCAAGGTCTACAAACCGGCAAAAGGGCACTATTCCTACTACGGCCACGAGAATGTATCCGCCCAGATCGCTTGCCATTTCCTGAAGGAGCTGCAATTTGACGATGCGTTTATTTTCAAGGCCGTGCATTTGATTCAAATGCACATGAAGATCAATTACGGGACCCAGCAAGATATCTCTGAGATTTACCGCCTGCTCGGAGAGGAAATGCTCTGGAAGCTCTACTTCTTTAAAGAAGCGGATACGTATGCCAAATAA